A single Montipora foliosa isolate CH-2021 chromosome 7, ASM3666993v2, whole genome shotgun sequence DNA region contains:
- the LOC138011415 gene encoding VWFA and cache domain-containing protein 1-like → MATQCFDVKATNTFVFLCFSYVILSWQVNGNLLDPMLIGNELQKFARDALGADEMQVYFNGLQYHKKTLNGEDITTQTSIKLADKFKSRFKVARRLKEAVEASYKRAGNAKPAKECCRADKSKLKYNPNFRLKVDLENMCLKISGTASPNRVLLDEGVFSEMKQISKTYPFIKWQYFGSEEGVMTNFPVYDDKEECTKYDPRYRPFYVETATPDAKDVVLVIDTSASMTGQKMYIAKEAANAVLDTMNPKDQVGIVSFSSDVSTPGANGGKSTCYSHRLALAIPANIGCLKDYVTGLSPHGTTRYRPAFQKAFNLMKASITDDAGKQKKRVILFLTDGAPSEDEKLKPLFQTIRDMNFQLNNSVVILTFGFGSIDQKTREILQDIAKQNTARHNVSSDSSVGDIKPGKFTHVQDLSTLRSEMATYYTADLFGSVKQLQQPVVSVPYVDAFGTGLLISITLPCYHNGNFIGVTGTDINIEDLTSDISLFQNQGHGAYAFMTNRLGRTVVHPLLPAPSGAYEDPVYLDIRALEPEPEFNDVFNSITINRKESKTLLSKRFLPRGVSEQEGVTVRNVNSTYYWTQLEETEFTLGVVVPVSQAKDELTPLQLPKGYKFKYHRINLDPPQRSCSHFGLLATKNETTVKFAADAYTDTYNYIGKNLTLEDVKRLNAYMMDDTGKVPNPGLRPGIRDTVIATWKVEDLWLRDKTELTQYLVWRYIGTSNGVFRILPGTAQEKGYDHRQRPWYYTALANTGLVSLTTPYLDASGPQGAGVVITAARSIFLGEPSYPHHTNDDVLGVMGADFPLTYFYSLLTKVYPICKDIKTYFCFVMNDAGFLIMHEDFLLSTASAADVEYVHITQKEKNIAEHLISRGYLRKRQCRNLKEIQKQSFYEVDLPRGFVNELNNGDSCSKYQLSKIMGTNAYIGVAVRDSMFCVAESCSCSSDRKCSYLSPKCECPCTSPLQFNYCLSQFPNSSLPICPPPAPQAFVPTYFGPPNRSNECDNRKSVLQKCFDPHCSARTSSETCEGIVSCHWCQYDKDDVPLKTRYCASSNVCFRGKEVPGEQPNCDYINKKNKEEHLKENNWFKRMSTEAIVALAIGCIAVGVIIAIAGFILVKRKRRTSSTDNHSKEPGVENRPPAPLPEPEYDDPQQEPPRRVSVESLEWPSPYDEIRVRPKPRRPDVTSVEERRQLDPPGDIQPPPLPQPRKISLANLHSYGNSPSSFLGGEIPHGLGQSSTTNITRASAGGISTISFGDFPMKRKALPEARTPSVDQDSNLPCLDTHNTVKSISEEPPEIPQKKLKISVGDSEEQNLSTAEGE, encoded by the exons ATGGCTACACAATGTTTTGATGTAAAGGCAACGAATACGTTTgtgtttctttgcttttcttatgtcaTTTTGTCGTGGCAAGTGAACGGAAACCTCTTGGATCCAATGTTAATTGGAAACGAGCTGCAGAAATTTGCTAGAGATGCTCTCGGCGCAGATGAGATGCAG GTGTATTTTAACGGTCTTCAATACCACAAGAAAACTCTTAACGGAGAGGACATTACAACTCAAACATCCATTAAGCTTGCTGATAAGTTCAAATCGAGATTTAAAGTCGCAAGGAGGTTAAAAGAAGCGGTAGAAGCCTCTTACAAGAGGGCGGGGAACGCCAAACCTGCCAAGGAATGCTGCAGAGCTGATAAATCCAAGCTAAAATACAATCCCAATTTCCGACTCAAAGTCGATCTCGAAAACATGTGTTTGAAAATTTCTGGAACTGCTTCACCAAATCGTGTCCTCTTAGACGAAGGTGTCTTCAGTGAAATGAAGCAAATATCGAAAACCTATCCTTTCATCAAATGGCAATACTTTGGATCTGAAGAAGGCGTGATGACCAACTTTCCTGTCTACGATGACAAAGAGGAGTGTACAAAATATGATCCTCGATACAGACCTTTTTACGTGGAAACTGCAACCCCTGACGCCAAAGACGTGGTGTTGGTTATAGATACCAGCGCGTCTATGACCGGCCAGAAAATGTATATTGCAAAAGAAGCTGCAAACGCAGTGCTGGACACAATGAATCCAAAAGATCAG GTTGGAATTGTGTCATTCAGTTCTGATGTATCAACACCTGGTGCCAATGGCGGGAAAAGTACATGTTACAGTCATCGGCTTGCACTAGCAATACCAGCCAACATCGGATGCTTAAAAGACTACGTCACTGGACTCAGTCCCCATG GAACTACACGTTACCGTCCAGCTTTCCAAAAAGCGTTTAATCTTATGAAAGCATCCATCACTGATGACGCtggcaaacaaaagaaacgagttataTTATTTTTAACGGATGGAGCACCTTCCGAGGACGAGAAACTAAAACCCTTATTCCAGACCATCCGAGACATGAATTTTCAACTCAATAATTCAGTAGTAATTCTTACCTTTGGGTTTGGTAGCATTGATCAGAAAACACGAGAAATTCTTCAAGATATCGCCAAGCAAAACACTGCTAGGCATAACGTGTCATCAGATTCCTCTGTTGGGGACATAAAG CCTGGAAAGTTCACACACGTGCAGGATTTATCAACTCTCAGAAGTGAAATGGCCACATATTATACCGCTGACCTCTTTGGATCCGTGAAACAGCTTCAGCAACCTGTGGTCTCTGTCCCATACGTTGACGCTTTTGGCACAG GACTTCTGATATCGATTACTCTTCCCTGTTATCACAACGGTAACTTTATCGGAGTTACTGGCACTGATATCAACATCGAAGACCTGACATCAGATATCTCCCTGTTTCAAAATCAAGGGCACGGTGCTTATGCGTTTATGACGAATAGACTTGGAAGAACAGTCGTTCATCCTTTGTTACCAGCTCCCTCCGGTGCATATGAAGACCCGGTTTATTTGGACATACGAGCGTTGGAACCTGAACCAGAATTCAATGACGTATTTAACTCCATTACCAT TAATAGAAAAGAATCCAAAACCCTTTTGTCTAAGAGATTTCTACCAAGAGGGGTCTCAGAGCAAGAAGGAGTGACAGTACGAAATGTGAACTCAACGTACTATTGGACCCAGTTAGAAGAAACTGAATTTACACTTGGAGTTGTTGTCCCAGTTTCACAGGCTAAAGATGAGCTGACCCCTCTCCAGTTGCCCAAAG GGTACAAGTTCAAATATCACCGAATCAATCTGGATCCGCCACAAAGATCATGCTCCCATTTTGGATTATTGGCTACTAAAA ACGAAACAACGGTAAAATTTGCAGCCGATGCTTACACGGATACTTATAACTACATTGGCAAGAACTTGACACTGGAAGATGTAAAGCGACTAAATGCTTACATGATGGACGACACTGGGAAAGTTCCTAATCCAGGACTGAGACCAGGAATACGTGACACTGTGATTGCCACGTGGAAAGTTGAAGATTTGTGGTTACGTGATAAAACTGAGCTCACACAATATTTGGTTTGGAGATACATTGGGACCTCAAATGGCGTTTTCCGGATATTACCAGGCACTGCGCAGGAAAAAGGCTATGATCACAGACAAAGACCATG GTATTACACCGCTTTGGCTAATACAGGTTTAGTTTCGCTTACAACACCATATTTAGACGCTTCAGGCCCTCAAGGAGCAGGGGTGGTAATAACAGCAGCTCGATCGATTTTTCTTGGCGAACCGAGCTATCCTCACCACACAAATGACGATGTGTTGGGAGTAATGGGCGCCGATTTTCCCCTGACATATTTTTACAG TCTGCTGACCAAAGTGTATCCAATATGTAAAGATATAAAGACATACTTCTGTTTTGTCATGAATGACGCTGGCTTCCTGATAATGCACGAAGACTTTTTACTGTCGACAGCTTCAGCAGCAGATGTCGAATATGTGCATATTACGCAGAAAGAGAAGAACATTGCCGAGCACTTAATAAGCAGAGGATATCTGAGAAAAAGACAGTGTCGtaatttgaaagaaatccaGAAACAGAGTTTTTATGAAGTTGATTTGCCAAGAGGTTTTGTGAACGAACTAAACAATGGTGATAGTTGCAGCAAGTATCAGCTGTCGAAAATCATGGGAACAAATGCATACATAG GTGTGGCCGTCAGGGATTCGATGTTTTGTGTTGCAGAGTCGTGTTCCTGTTCTTCTGATCGCAAATGTTCTTATTTGTCCCCAAAGTGTGAGTGCCCTTGCACCTCCCCGCTGCAATTCAATTATTGTCTCAGTCAGTTCCCCAACAGCAG CCTTCCAATCTGCCCACCTCCTGCGCCTCAAGCGTTTGTTCCAACTTATTTCGGTCCGCCTAATCGCAGTAATGAATGCGATAATCGCAAGTCAGTCTTACAAAAGTGCTTCGATCCCCACTGTAGCGCAAGAACTAGCTCAGAGACCTGTGAAGGTATTGTCAGTTGTCACTGGTGCCAGTACGACAAAGATGATGTACCGTTAAAGACGCGTTACTGTGCTAGCTCAAACGTTTGTTTCAGAGGAAAAGAAG TGCCTGGAGAACAGCCAAACTGTGATTATATcaataagaaaaacaaagaggagcatctaaaagaaaataattggtTCAAAAGAATGTCGACTGAAGCTATTGTAGCATTAGCCATTGGTTGCATTGCTGTTGGGGTTATCATCGCAATAGCAGGCTTCATCCTG GTTAAAAGAAAACGGCGGACGTCTAGCACTGACAACCACTCAAAAGAACCGGGAGTTGAAAATCGCCCTCCCGCTCCGCTTCCAGAACCTGAATATGATGATCCTCAGCAAGAACCGCCCCGAAGAGTTTCCGTAGAATCTCTAGAATGGCCATCACCTTATGACGAGATCAGAGTGCGTCCCAAGCCTAGACGACCGGATGTCACTTCAGTTGAGGAGAGACGTCAGTTGGACCCACCTGGAGATATTCAGCCACCACCCCTGCCTCAACCAAGGAAAATATCCCTTGCTAATCTCCATTCATATGGCAATTCCCCTAGCTCATTTCTTGGAGGAGAAATACCCCATGGACTAGGACAGTCATCGACTACCAACATCACGCGTGCCTCCGCGGGTGGTATAAGTACGATATCTTTTGGTGACTTTCCTATGAAACGGAAGGCCTTACCTGAGGCTAGAACACCATCTGTTGACCAAGATAGTAATTTACCATGTCTTGACACTCACAACACAGTTAAATCAATCTCTGAAGAGCCCCCGGAAATCCCtcagaagaaactgaaaatctcGGTTGGGGATTCAGAAGAGCAAAATCTCTCCACGGCGGAAGGTGAATAG